A portion of the Thermomicrobiales bacterium genome contains these proteins:
- a CDS encoding cyclic-di-AMP receptor: MKLIVAIVQAYDTDPLLRNVTSAGFRVTRIQSTGGFLRAGNSTVLMGVEDERVSECLELIRASSRSRVEVVPDELDAELYELTGADVHTVSVGGAVVFVLRVAQFERICAEAQAGCSSVA, from the coding sequence GTGAAACTCATCGTAGCGATTGTGCAAGCGTACGACACGGATCCCCTGCTTCGAAATGTCACAAGCGCTGGATTCCGCGTCACGCGCATTCAGAGCACCGGGGGATTCCTGCGGGCGGGCAATTCCACCGTCCTCATGGGCGTCGAGGACGAACGCGTCTCCGAGTGCCTGGAGCTCATTCGGGCCAGTTCACGCTCGCGGGTGGAGGTGGTGCCCGATGAGCTCGATGCCGAACTCTATGAGCTCACCGGGGCCGACGTGCACACCGTGTCGGTAGGAGGCGCGGTGGTGTTCGTCCTCCGCGTTGCCCAGTTCGAGCGAATTTGCGCCGAGGCTCAAGCCGGTTGCAGCTCGGTCGCGTAG
- a CDS encoding tetratricopeptide repeat protein, whose protein sequence is MPEAKQKIRRQVIEEARQAALQGDWDAAIEINKELIARDPKDSAAYNRLGRAYLERRDYATAYEAYSDALKSDPANLISRRNLQRLEYLRAAKDTGREAPATEFPRTLVFIEEVGKTWVDELVNPAPMTELAEIYAGQKLELVPEGSRLAVHDSSGRRIGEIEAKTAERVMQLMAAGNVYEVYALGPSAASIRVILREVHRDPALAGQISFPRQIAATRKYLRERDDLRRRDEADFYLDEDEIEEDDLVGAGVDSEDDALESENLDTLGDVDPGEDDPNAL, encoded by the coding sequence ATGCCAGAAGCGAAACAGAAGATTCGTCGTCAGGTCATCGAAGAGGCACGCCAGGCAGCGCTGCAAGGTGATTGGGACGCCGCGATCGAAATCAACAAGGAGCTGATTGCACGCGATCCCAAGGACAGTGCCGCGTACAACCGGCTAGGGCGCGCATATCTCGAGCGCCGCGACTACGCCACGGCATATGAGGCGTATTCGGATGCGCTCAAGAGCGACCCGGCCAATCTGATCTCGCGCCGCAATCTGCAGCGGCTCGAATATCTTCGCGCGGCAAAGGATACTGGGCGCGAGGCTCCGGCCACCGAGTTCCCGCGCACGCTTGTCTTCATCGAAGAGGTCGGCAAGACCTGGGTGGACGAGCTTGTCAATCCGGCGCCAATGACCGAGCTGGCGGAAATCTACGCAGGCCAGAAACTGGAGCTTGTGCCGGAAGGCAGCCGACTGGCGGTGCACGATTCCAGCGGCCGGCGCATTGGCGAAATCGAGGCCAAGACAGCCGAGCGTGTCATGCAGTTGATGGCCGCCGGGAATGTCTACGAAGTCTATGCGTTGGGGCCATCCGCTGCCTCGATCCGCGTGATCCTGCGCGAAGTGCATCGCGATCCGGCATTGGCTGGCCAGATCTCGTTCCCTCGGCAGATTGCGGCGACCCGCAAGTATCTCCGGGAGCGCGACGACCTTCGCCGCCGTGATGAAGCGGACTTCTATCTCGATGAGGATGAAATCGAGGAAGACGATCTGGTCGGCGCCGGCGTGGACTCTGAAGATGACGCGCTGGAGAGCGAGAATCTCGACACGCTTGGCGATGTCGACCCCGGCGAGGACGATCCGAACGCGCTGTAG
- a CDS encoding molybdenum cofactor guanylyltransferase, whose amino-acid sequence MNHPTRPVLKSNDARAPELAVAVLAGGASSRFGEDKALVRLCREGPTLLERTVSIGLRISPDTVVIGHERYEELELGVPVVPDRFPGAGPLAGVHTALSATSANRLMVLACDAPCLSFELLQAMASWQTDASLLLPRTADGRWHPMPGVYHRGLRADIEAVLAEGERAIVSLIGRVTVDAFPEAELRRLDPMMDSLFSLNSPEQIERARRCVTCN is encoded by the coding sequence ATGAACCACCCTACTCGACCCGTCCTCAAGAGTAATGACGCTCGAGCTCCAGAGCTTGCCGTTGCCGTGCTGGCAGGAGGCGCTTCTTCGCGCTTTGGGGAGGACAAGGCGCTGGTGCGGCTTTGCCGCGAGGGCCCGACCTTGCTCGAACGCACGGTTTCGATCGGGCTCAGGATTTCCCCTGACACGGTCGTGATCGGTCACGAACGGTACGAGGAGCTCGAGCTCGGAGTGCCCGTGGTGCCAGACCGCTTTCCTGGGGCAGGACCACTTGCGGGAGTACACACCGCGTTGTCGGCTACGTCGGCCAATCGGTTGATGGTGTTGGCATGCGATGCGCCATGCCTATCATTCGAACTGCTGCAAGCAATGGCCTCGTGGCAAACGGATGCTTCCCTCCTCCTGCCTCGGACCGCGGACGGCCGATGGCACCCGATGCCTGGCGTCTATCACCGTGGGCTCCGGGCGGACATCGAGGCGGTGTTGGCAGAAGGAGAGCGTGCAATCGTCTCCCTCATCGGACGAGTGACGGTCGACGCGTTTCCCGAAGCCGAGCTTCGTCGCCTCGATCCAATGATGGATTCGCTCTTCAGCCTGAACAGCCCTGAACAGATCGAGCGGGCCAGGCGATGCGTGACATGCAACTAA
- a CDS encoding YkvA family protein — protein MKSRTTRLKSMTALWPLMRDPKIPFWAKAAIPAVAAAYVISPIDLVPDFLLGVGQVDDIGVILLAASASVALLQKFFANQEAAPEPARASSTESANGTTVYEATYRVK, from the coding sequence ATGAAGTCTCGCACGACCCGATTGAAGAGCATGACCGCGCTGTGGCCGCTCATGCGCGACCCGAAGATTCCCTTCTGGGCCAAAGCTGCAATCCCGGCAGTCGCGGCCGCGTACGTGATCTCGCCGATCGATCTCGTTCCCGATTTCCTGTTGGGAGTCGGGCAAGTCGACGACATCGGGGTTATCCTTCTCGCGGCCTCTGCATCCGTGGCGCTCTTGCAGAAGTTCTTTGCGAATCAGGAGGCCGCCCCGGAACCTGCTCGTGCAAGCAGCACTGAGTCAGCGAACGGCACGACTGTCTACGAAGCGACCTACCGGGTGAAATAG
- the miaB gene encoding tRNA (N6-isopentenyl adenosine(37)-C2)-methylthiotransferase MiaB — translation MRCRVQRLILVPVTTALPNIHPTRGNFIVPKGATIELIPVLSPSPLPENGKLFHIWTIGCQMNEADSARVAAMLHEAGYRATENEAEADIVVLNSCVVRQAAEDKVSGKLNSLIREKRARPDMSLVLTGCMVTNQQEKLKARFPHVDLFFDPSDFESLKHFVPELSEMEDDLQQLPHYYLEDAADAAVSAFVPIIYGCNFLCSYCIVPYRRGKETSRPFDDIVDEVRGLVERGVRDVTLLGQTVNAYGHDLPEKPDLADLLRAVGAIEGLDRLRFLTSHPKYMSDRILEAMADVPAICEHLNLPVQAGDNEVLRRMRRTYTADLWLDRLAKARELMPGITVATDIIVGFPGETDEQFQHTLDVLEAADCDKVHVAMYSPRPGTLSARWEDDVPPDVKHARHSAVEALQERLCTARNAGRVGQQLEVLIDSKNKGRWGGRSRGNTLVHVADERNLLGSIVDVRITESSPWYLIGEVVGSPR, via the coding sequence ATGCGCTGCCGCGTTCAGCGGTTGATTCTGGTGCCCGTCACAACGGCCCTGCCGAACATCCATCCAACTCGAGGCAATTTCATCGTGCCAAAAGGCGCAACGATCGAACTGATCCCTGTTCTCTCTCCGTCGCCGCTTCCTGAGAATGGCAAGCTGTTCCACATTTGGACAATTGGTTGCCAGATGAACGAAGCCGATAGCGCGCGCGTCGCCGCGATGTTGCATGAAGCCGGGTATCGCGCCACGGAGAACGAGGCCGAGGCAGACATCGTCGTGCTCAATTCGTGCGTGGTGCGTCAGGCAGCCGAGGACAAGGTATCCGGCAAGCTCAATTCGTTGATTCGCGAGAAACGCGCGCGTCCAGACATGAGTCTCGTGCTGACCGGCTGCATGGTGACCAACCAGCAGGAAAAGCTGAAGGCGCGTTTCCCGCATGTCGATCTCTTCTTCGACCCATCCGACTTCGAATCGCTCAAGCATTTTGTGCCCGAGCTGTCCGAAATGGAGGACGATCTCCAGCAGCTTCCGCACTACTACCTGGAAGACGCCGCCGATGCGGCAGTCTCCGCTTTTGTGCCGATCATCTACGGCTGCAATTTCCTCTGCTCGTACTGCATCGTCCCGTATCGCCGCGGAAAGGAAACCAGTCGGCCGTTCGACGACATCGTCGATGAGGTGCGCGGGCTGGTGGAGCGCGGGGTGCGCGACGTCACCCTCCTGGGACAGACAGTGAACGCATACGGGCACGATCTGCCAGAGAAGCCGGATCTTGCCGATCTCTTGCGTGCGGTAGGAGCGATCGAAGGGCTGGATCGGCTCCGGTTCCTTACCTCGCATCCCAAGTACATGTCCGACCGCATTCTCGAGGCGATGGCCGACGTGCCCGCCATTTGCGAGCATCTGAATCTGCCCGTGCAAGCTGGCGACAACGAGGTGTTGCGCCGCATGCGACGCACATACACTGCCGACCTCTGGCTCGACCGCCTGGCCAAGGCGCGCGAGTTGATGCCCGGCATTACGGTCGCCACTGACATCATCGTGGGTTTCCCGGGCGAGACCGACGAACAGTTCCAGCACACGCTCGATGTTCTGGAAGCGGCCGATTGCGACAAAGTCCATGTGGCGATGTATTCGCCGCGGCCGGGAACGCTTTCTGCCCGGTGGGAGGACGATGTTCCGCCCGATGTCAAACATGCCCGCCACAGCGCTGTCGAGGCACTGCAAGAACGGCTCTGCACTGCGCGGAACGCAGGTCGGGTCGGCCAACAGCTGGAGGTCCTGATCGACTCGAAGAACAAGGGACGCTGGGGTGGCCGCAGCCGGGGGAACACCCTGGTCCACGTCGCTGACGAGCGTAACTTGCTTGGGTCGATCGTCGATGTGCGCATTACTGAATCGAGTCCCTGGTATCTCATCGGAGAAGTCGTCGGCTCACCCCGATAG